One window of Paroedura picta isolate Pp20150507F chromosome 2, Ppicta_v3.0, whole genome shotgun sequence genomic DNA carries:
- the TMEM169 gene encoding transmembrane protein 169: MPSEDTSGMEEPALRESKSGSQSPQRNSLRRTVATAVTFDGEATTDRRKKRKKEPRPESIIVYRTGNENKVEEEQVDEEGGEKSSEEGSKFLGHSIEDGSWAVPLDSRYVTLTGTITRGKKKGQMVDIHVTLTDKELQELTKSKDPPKTETPEGKKACEVGLAKGPHILIWSLACLPVIFIMSFVVSFYYGTITWYNVFLVYNEERTFWHKITFCPFLIIFYPIIIMVISCSLGLYTAVTQISWAFGDWWHAVRDMEKGFCGWLCSKMGLEDCSPYSIVELLDSDNVSGSLSAKGSAQGEEISAV; the protein is encoded by the exons ATGCCCAGTGAGGATACTAGTGGGATGGAAGAGCCTGCGTTAAGAGAGAGCAAGagtgggtcacaaagtcctcagcGCAACTCCTTACGCAGAACTGTAGCTACTGCAGTGACCTTTGATGGAGAGGCAACTACagacagaaggaagaagaggaagaaagaaccCCGCCCAGAATCAATAATCGTGTATCGGACAGGAAATGAAAACAAAGTGGAAGAAGAACAAGTGGATGAGGAAGGGGGTGAGAAAAGTTCAGAGGAAGGCTCCAAGTTCTTGGGACACTCTATAGAAGATG GTTCATGGGCTGTGCCTTTAGATAGCAGATACGTTACTTTAACTGGAACCATcacaagaggaaagaaaaaaggccAGATGGTGGATATTCATGTTACACTGACTGACAAAGAGCTGCAGGAGCTGACTAAATCAAAAGACCCTCCCAAAACTGAAACTCCAGAAGGGAAAAAAGCTTGCGAAGTTGGCTTGGCTAAGGGCCCCCACATCCTTATCTGGAGCCTTGCTTGCCTCCCTGTCATCTTCATTATGTCCTTTGTGGTTTCCTTTTACTATGGGACCATTACCTGGTACAATGTCTTCTTAGTGTACAATGAAGAGAGGACCTTCTGGCACAAGATCACCTTCTGCCCCTTCTTAATCATCTTCTATCCAATCATAATCATGGTCATTTCCTGCTCCCTGGGCCTCTATACAGCAGTGACTCAAATCTCATGGGCCTTTGGGGATTGGTGGCATGCTGTGAGAGATATGGAAAAAGGGTTCTGTGGCTGGCTTTGTAGCAAGATGGGCCTAGAAGACTGTTCTCCATACAGCATTGTTGAGCTATTAGATTCTGACAATGTCTCAGGTAGCCTGTCAGCTAAAGGCTCAGCACAAGGTGAAGAGATTTCAGCTGTCTGA